A single region of the Gracilibacillus caseinilyticus genome encodes:
- a CDS encoding glycoside hydrolase family 2 protein, with the protein MRNNSHHFIDANQAKSEVYNFNYEWRFKLADCFPLQEALDTWKDKNGRCFYEKEYEEQDWQTVGVPHTYNDKDLFVSRIEDTGSGQKRTFAFYRKWFKLPEKHYNKKVMIEFEGIRQTCYLYVNGKMAGYYESGVAPFGFDLTPYIHDQKDNLIAIATDNTSSRNLDHFAAETPNNDGAIPGGFIASLQPDSISEDKRGVGYFWNANDFNPSIGGLTKNIRLHIKPTLHITLPIYSNLQTKGVYIYGSDFDIENKKAMIHVHAEIRNESERAEEVSLVSIIYDHSGKEVAKASSGCITVQQTKALTPYSPLSIVPSDAYKRTGRGYTPVPEDQVAPTDTDSVEITLIKSNTTGSDLRFWSPDDPYLYTVQTYLFCNGEVLDQVTNTTGFRKVSYDFETGLKINDQRVWLTGYAQRAANEWAAIGTAVDWLKDIDAQLIRESNANHIRFMHVAGSPADIRSFDRYGVVCTQPAGDKERENFGRQWDQRVELMRDVIIYFRNNPSILFWEAGNNSINAEHMREMRLLKEKLDPFGGRYMGCRTLNTDELLQEAEYVGTMLNRHAGRYQSEQMPVTETEYLREEAPRRVWDDFSPPDFDYDNLWLGPGGRKQVGADCHDLTSEDLALYAAKGYAEFFHDRIGGASGKNYYTAAAALCWTDSAQHGRQAASENARMSGRVDPVRIKKQNFDVFRTMQSPEATVHIVGHWNYPEENGSNYRYSVKEFDGTYWRKTGKFQYRNPRDKTVYVIGSYGIAKIELYINHQFLAVCDQPLDTFVFAFYHIDITQSGSITAVGYDYQGEQVTNDTVETVLEPTKIKLTAHTGNRGLLADGTDIAYVDVEVVDEHGRIHPLANDKIEFVLEGGGIFLGGYNSGRFNGYGKADSVIHQHHVYAECGSNRVFIRSTNQAGVVKLIAKMKGISDQTVEIISQAADRRALSLEYPQYETASVVQPSNQNYPFEAIAEADAVKYQEPDHIYCKVVVNGQEPNTYGILSIYEHGSVYSPILFILESMKKDFPHLFDYQYDEQNGILTIDSYGRTIVAEQGRTHLLVDGEENLLNGEPYKDSNGALIVEINAVISYIKDVISYYDEKASLFRINIPV; encoded by the coding sequence ATGCGAAACAATAGCCATCATTTCATCGATGCTAACCAAGCAAAGTCCGAAGTTTATAATTTTAATTATGAATGGCGGTTTAAACTGGCAGATTGTTTTCCGTTACAAGAGGCACTGGACACATGGAAGGATAAGAACGGAAGATGCTTTTATGAGAAGGAATACGAGGAACAAGATTGGCAAACTGTAGGTGTTCCTCACACCTATAACGATAAAGATTTATTTGTTTCAAGAATAGAGGATACCGGCAGTGGGCAGAAACGAACCTTTGCATTCTACAGAAAATGGTTTAAGTTGCCTGAGAAGCATTACAACAAAAAGGTCATGATTGAATTTGAAGGAATACGTCAAACTTGTTATTTGTATGTCAATGGCAAAATGGCAGGCTATTATGAGTCAGGTGTCGCCCCGTTTGGGTTCGATCTTACACCATACATCCACGACCAGAAAGACAATTTAATTGCTATTGCGACGGATAATACATCTTCCAGAAATTTAGATCACTTTGCTGCGGAAACTCCGAATAACGATGGAGCGATTCCAGGGGGGTTCATTGCATCGCTTCAACCAGATTCGATTTCAGAGGATAAACGTGGAGTAGGTTATTTTTGGAACGCCAATGATTTTAATCCGAGTATTGGTGGCCTTACGAAAAACATCAGGTTACACATTAAGCCTACGTTACATATTACCTTACCGATATACAGTAACCTCCAGACAAAAGGGGTGTATATTTATGGTTCTGATTTTGATATAGAGAATAAAAAGGCAATGATACATGTTCACGCAGAGATAAGAAATGAATCAGAAAGAGCGGAAGAAGTATCATTAGTATCCATTATTTATGATCATAGCGGTAAGGAAGTAGCAAAGGCATCTTCAGGATGTATAACAGTACAACAGACAAAGGCGCTAACTCCTTATTCACCATTATCGATTGTTCCAAGTGATGCTTATAAAAGAACGGGAAGGGGATATACGCCTGTACCGGAAGATCAAGTAGCTCCGACGGATACCGATTCTGTAGAGATCACACTTATAAAAAGCAATACAACTGGCTCTGATCTGCGCTTCTGGTCGCCGGATGACCCTTATTTATATACGGTTCAAACCTATTTGTTCTGTAATGGAGAAGTGCTAGATCAGGTAACGAATACTACGGGTTTTCGAAAAGTTTCCTATGATTTTGAAACTGGTCTGAAAATAAATGATCAACGAGTATGGTTAACCGGCTATGCGCAACGCGCTGCAAATGAATGGGCAGCCATCGGGACTGCGGTAGATTGGCTAAAAGATATTGATGCGCAGTTAATTCGTGAAAGTAATGCGAATCACATCCGCTTTATGCATGTAGCAGGCAGTCCGGCAGATATTCGGTCATTTGACCGGTATGGAGTGGTTTGTACACAACCTGCTGGTGACAAGGAAAGAGAAAATTTTGGCAGACAATGGGACCAACGTGTGGAACTTATGAGAGATGTCATCATTTATTTTAGGAATAATCCATCCATTTTGTTTTGGGAAGCTGGCAACAATTCAATTAATGCCGAACATATGAGAGAAATGCGATTATTAAAAGAAAAGCTCGATCCTTTCGGTGGCAGATACATGGGGTGTCGAACATTAAACACAGATGAACTTTTACAAGAGGCTGAATATGTAGGCACTATGCTAAATCGTCATGCTGGTCGTTATCAGTCTGAACAAATGCCTGTCACCGAGACAGAATATTTACGAGAAGAAGCACCAAGACGCGTCTGGGATGATTTTTCTCCACCAGATTTTGATTACGATAATCTTTGGTTGGGGCCAGGTGGACGAAAGCAAGTGGGAGCGGATTGTCATGACCTTACTTCAGAGGATCTCGCACTATATGCGGCAAAGGGTTATGCAGAGTTTTTCCACGATCGCATTGGTGGTGCTTCTGGAAAGAATTATTATACTGCTGCGGCTGCGTTATGCTGGACAGACTCTGCTCAGCACGGAAGGCAAGCAGCGAGCGAAAATGCCAGGATGAGTGGTCGTGTTGATCCGGTACGAATTAAAAAGCAAAATTTTGATGTATTCCGAACAATGCAGTCACCTGAAGCAACGGTCCATATTGTCGGACATTGGAATTACCCCGAAGAGAATGGAAGTAACTATCGTTATTCAGTAAAAGAATTTGATGGTACTTATTGGAGAAAAACCGGCAAATTTCAATATAGAAATCCACGTGACAAGACCGTGTATGTGATAGGCAGTTACGGTATAGCCAAAATTGAATTGTATATCAATCACCAGTTTTTGGCAGTATGCGATCAACCGTTGGATACATTTGTGTTTGCTTTCTATCATATTGATATTACACAGTCCGGTTCCATTACTGCTGTTGGCTACGATTATCAAGGAGAACAAGTGACGAATGATACAGTGGAGACCGTCTTGGAACCAACAAAAATAAAGCTTACTGCCCATACTGGTAATAGAGGATTATTAGCAGACGGAACCGATATTGCCTATGTGGACGTGGAAGTGGTAGATGAACATGGACGGATACATCCATTAGCAAATGACAAAATCGAATTTGTGCTTGAAGGAGGGGGTATTTTTCTTGGTGGTTATAATAGTGGCAGATTTAACGGCTATGGAAAAGCAGATAGTGTGATCCATCAGCATCATGTTTATGCAGAGTGCGGCAGTAACCGTGTATTTATACGGTCAACAAATCAAGCAGGAGTAGTAAAACTAATAGCTAAAATGAAAGGGATATCTGATCAAACGGTCGAGATTATCAGTCAAGCTGCCGATAGAAGAGCACTGTCACTTGAATACCCACAATATGAAACAGCATCTGTTGTGCAACCCAGTAATCAAAACTATCCATTCGAAGCAATAGCAGAAGCAGATGCTGTTAAATATCAGGAGCCGGATCATATATATTGTAAGGTTGTCGTCAACGGGCAAGAACCGAACACCTATGGCATTCTCAGTATCTATGAACATGGAAGTGTGTACAGCCCGATATTGTTTATTCTTGAGAGTATGAAAAAGGATTTTCCCCATTTATTTGACTATCAATACGATGAACAGAATGGGATTTTAACGATAGATTCATATGGTCGAACAATTGTAGCGGAGCAAGGCAGGACACATCTTTTGGTTGACGGTGAAGAAAATCTGCTGAATGGGGAGCCATATAAAGATTCAAATGGTGCTCTTATCGTAGAAATTAACGCGGTTATTTCTTATATCAAAGATGTCATTTCTTATTATGATGAGAAGGCGAGTTTGTTCCGAATAAATATACCTGTTTAG
- a CDS encoding exo-rhamnogalacturonan lyase family protein: MSNKVNVYWLDQKPVVNRGVTWGIPWEKGHLKKTDSLTLTDNHDAEIPLQTWPTAYWPDGSVKWTAHAVSLMDDRLSETYQVKKGLAIIPENPLTVEKSDESIQINTGHLIYKVNTSGEQIISQVHNGEQLVCEGGYLKGIKESFTDTDGVVTTRQEAFYSDINSAIVEQSGPVRAVVKITGRHKVVSDQRKWLPFTLRLYFYAGQYTMRAVHTFIYDGNPHQDFIKGIGIDFRIPMQGPLYNRYVRFGGDEGFFRESPKGMLTWRTKGHYETLYQDQMEGKPIHFLEEDQAFVNLLDDAATWENYKLVQQSADSYAISKQTKHGCSWVHAVSGNRANGVAYIGSESGGMTIGARNFWQKYPSSFEVKELAKQTSTLSTWFWSPDVPSMDMRHYDTETHVKSSYEGAEEFRSTPYGVANTNEITVGFYSSTPDQKELRSFVREKESPALLVCEPTYYHRTSALGVWSVKDASTPTKAKLEQALDEVVQYYMNEVEQRGWYGFWNYGDVMHSYDPIRHVWKYDLGGCAWQNTELAPNYWLWYMFLRSGRDDIFRFAEAMTRHTSEVDVYHIGEYAGLGSRHNVVHWGCGCKEARIGAAGLHKIYYYLTADERIGDIMDEVVNADYTTEHIPPMRAYFPKDHFPTHVRSGPDWAAFCSNWLTRWERYEDTSFRDKMLTGINSLKNMPYRLLTGPVFGYEPRTGDLMFFGNENHGHHLIMSMGGAQVWMELAEVLEDPEWLEMLAEFGAFYNLPADEKAKRTDGAITGDKPWGTSMLSSTLVAFAAAYKQDPQLAKEAWQYLLEDDTHWQIKSPLKLNKTNDYVKPISEAKNISTNTASQWSLNVIVCMELIEQYLEPAMQENTTLANKY; this comes from the coding sequence ATGTCAAATAAAGTGAATGTATATTGGTTAGATCAAAAGCCAGTCGTCAACAGAGGCGTAACATGGGGAATACCTTGGGAAAAGGGACATTTAAAGAAAACAGATTCCTTAACCTTAACGGATAATCATGATGCGGAGATTCCTCTTCAAACATGGCCGACCGCATACTGGCCAGATGGCAGTGTGAAATGGACGGCACATGCGGTATCCTTAATGGATGATAGGTTGTCAGAAACCTATCAGGTGAAAAAAGGATTAGCCATCATCCCTGAGAACCCACTGACTGTAGAAAAGTCCGATGAATCGATTCAAATTAACACTGGGCATCTGATTTATAAAGTAAATACGTCAGGTGAACAAATTATCAGTCAAGTACACAATGGTGAACAACTTGTGTGTGAAGGTGGGTATTTGAAAGGAATAAAGGAATCCTTCACTGATACTGATGGCGTTGTAACGACAAGGCAAGAAGCTTTCTATAGTGATATAAATAGTGCGATTGTTGAACAAAGTGGTCCAGTTAGAGCTGTCGTGAAGATAACAGGACGACACAAAGTTGTTTCTGATCAACGTAAATGGCTGCCCTTTACGTTAAGGTTATATTTTTATGCGGGTCAATATACGATGAGAGCGGTGCATACGTTTATCTATGATGGTAATCCACATCAGGATTTTATTAAAGGGATCGGGATTGATTTTCGAATACCAATGCAAGGTCCATTATATAATCGGTATGTACGATTTGGAGGAGATGAAGGATTCTTTCGCGAATCACCAAAAGGGATGCTTACCTGGCGGACAAAAGGACATTACGAAACACTTTATCAAGACCAGATGGAAGGTAAGCCGATTCATTTTCTGGAGGAGGATCAAGCCTTTGTCAATTTGCTTGATGATGCTGCTACTTGGGAAAATTATAAATTGGTCCAGCAATCTGCTGATAGTTATGCTATTTCCAAACAAACGAAACATGGATGTTCCTGGGTTCATGCCGTTTCCGGAAATCGAGCAAATGGTGTCGCTTATATTGGAAGTGAATCAGGTGGAATGACCATAGGGGCACGTAATTTTTGGCAGAAGTACCCTTCCTCTTTTGAGGTAAAGGAGTTAGCTAAACAAACAAGTACGTTGTCCACATGGTTCTGGTCGCCTGATGTACCTTCGATGGATATGAGGCATTATGATACAGAAACACATGTAAAATCCTCCTATGAAGGTGCAGAAGAATTTCGCAGTACACCTTATGGAGTGGCCAATACAAATGAAATCACCGTGGGATTTTACTCATCTACGCCTGATCAAAAGGAGTTGCGGTCATTTGTTCGTGAGAAAGAATCTCCTGCGTTGTTGGTATGCGAGCCAACTTATTACCATCGAACAAGTGCATTAGGCGTTTGGAGTGTGAAGGATGCAAGCACTCCGACAAAAGCTAAACTGGAGCAAGCACTGGATGAAGTGGTGCAATATTATATGAATGAAGTGGAACAACGAGGCTGGTATGGTTTTTGGAATTACGGTGATGTGATGCATAGCTATGATCCAATCCGTCACGTATGGAAATACGACTTAGGTGGCTGTGCATGGCAGAACACAGAATTAGCTCCGAACTATTGGCTTTGGTACATGTTCTTACGATCAGGCCGTGATGATATTTTTCGTTTTGCTGAAGCGATGACAAGACATACAAGTGAAGTCGATGTATACCATATTGGTGAATATGCAGGTCTGGGCTCCAGGCATAATGTTGTCCACTGGGGCTGTGGCTGTAAGGAAGCACGAATTGGTGCAGCCGGTTTGCATAAAATCTATTATTATCTCACAGCGGATGAACGAATCGGAGACATTATGGACGAAGTAGTTAATGCTGATTACACGACAGAACATATACCTCCTATGAGGGCATATTTTCCCAAAGATCATTTCCCGACTCACGTAAGAAGTGGTCCTGATTGGGCCGCGTTTTGTTCCAATTGGCTAACACGGTGGGAACGTTATGAGGATACATCATTCCGTGATAAAATGTTGACAGGAATTAACTCGCTGAAAAATATGCCCTATCGCTTACTGACAGGACCTGTTTTCGGTTATGAACCTAGAACTGGTGATTTAATGTTCTTTGGTAATGAAAACCACGGACACCACTTAATTATGAGCATGGGTGGTGCACAGGTCTGGATGGAATTGGCGGAGGTTCTGGAAGACCCGGAATGGCTGGAAATGCTAGCTGAGTTTGGTGCATTTTATAATTTGCCAGCAGATGAAAAGGCAAAAAGGACAGATGGTGCAATCACAGGTGACAAGCCATGGGGAACGTCGATGCTTTCCTCAACGTTAGTAGCATTTGCAGCAGCATATAAACAAGATCCACAATTGGCGAAAGAGGCGTGGCAATATTTATTAGAAGATGATACACACTGGCAGATCAAATCACCGTTAAAATTAAATAAAACAAACGATTACGTAAAACCAATCTCAGAAGCGAAAAACATATCCACAAACACAGCTTCCCAATGGTCGCTAAATGTGATTGTATGTATGGAACTGATTGAACAGTACTTAGAACCCGCCATGCAAGAAAATACAACTTTGGCAAATAAGTATTAA
- a CDS encoding helix-turn-helix domain-containing protein, translating into MDFKKVMRNWKYWFLNRWQSSYFRKSFLLILFITSIPGIISGIAIYTFGLNSTENELRKVHVEEIDERAQNIDDQLNYLEESLTYWAYEPTFNYQLITTDFVYEFQTTRDIMQKLLILEGSQPLISHVDLFVETHDGPVLFTPYMNKITSQEQQEAYHSFLESSTNISWYHNEKQFEETEYANNLLLAHQIPGVVNSSFGAIVVSLDKKSLTQTLETLTPYSNGVTLLMNENDEVLLSTEKTNDQAFTSKLVSMFANKQQSDRSFQMDWDDKTYSVSFGTFNRVGSEWTYVSAAPISAITTPIITISKVILIASLTVLGLAFLLTWFVSNRLYQPVRKLASSFTNTNSATQKGPKDEFKQIRDRIDTLTFESEQLERRITKQIPQLRQNFLIQLTKGYLYDFDEYALKRRMENYRWKVDNTSFVLLDIQLTGIVANEERKYEDDSLLAFAMANIAEDVTKEYIEQYAVLNQYDMTATIFLIVPDQISNVSELLRSLSEDITTSINRVLARYVTITISSKTPKIKDINFLFEEIGRVKRFRDFHKQNQILMLNEVEQNVTGHQLFYPFEMEKEIIQSIRRGKINETETLILQFFDQLLDNSTKEVSVQAGMMQLYSAIQHEILLSGVDPVILFKGRNMYEELAQLREMEWVIKWLIEQVITPYVHYLEDNMNMEMKMVVDKIVTYIEEHYMEDISLESCAEYVNATSYTISKAFKKVHGVNFIDYLTKLRLDKAKELLLQTNMKINEIAEEVGYRHSYFNRIFKKHVGLPPSQYRKSRASNT; encoded by the coding sequence ATGGATTTCAAAAAAGTGATGAGAAATTGGAAATACTGGTTCTTAAATCGCTGGCAAAGCAGTTATTTTCGCAAAAGTTTTCTATTAATTCTTTTTATTACATCGATTCCAGGCATTATTTCAGGTATTGCTATTTATACATTTGGATTAAATTCTACTGAAAATGAATTGCGAAAAGTGCACGTAGAAGAAATAGATGAGCGCGCACAAAATATTGATGACCAATTAAACTATTTGGAAGAATCATTAACGTATTGGGCGTATGAACCAACATTTAATTATCAGTTGATTACCACAGATTTTGTTTATGAATTTCAAACGACAAGAGATATTATGCAGAAATTATTAATTCTTGAAGGCAGTCAGCCATTGATTAGCCATGTAGATCTCTTTGTAGAAACACACGATGGTCCGGTACTGTTTACACCGTATATGAATAAAATTACTAGTCAGGAGCAGCAAGAGGCTTATCATAGTTTTTTAGAATCATCAACTAACATATCGTGGTATCACAACGAGAAGCAGTTTGAGGAGACAGAATATGCAAATAATTTATTACTAGCTCATCAAATACCTGGAGTTGTAAATAGTTCATTCGGCGCGATTGTTGTTTCACTCGATAAGAAAAGCCTTACGCAAACATTGGAAACGTTAACACCATACAGTAACGGTGTAACTTTGTTAATGAACGAAAATGATGAAGTATTATTGTCAACGGAGAAAACAAACGATCAAGCATTTACGAGTAAGCTAGTCTCGATGTTTGCAAATAAGCAACAATCCGATCGTTCCTTTCAAATGGATTGGGATGACAAAACGTACTCCGTTTCATTCGGTACTTTTAATCGAGTTGGTTCTGAATGGACTTATGTTTCCGCTGCACCGATATCAGCTATTACGACCCCGATAATCACTATCTCTAAAGTTATCCTGATTGCCAGTCTTACGGTGTTAGGCTTAGCGTTTCTGCTAACATGGTTTGTATCAAACCGTTTGTATCAGCCGGTCAGAAAGTTAGCTAGCAGCTTTACTAATACAAATTCTGCGACACAAAAAGGCCCGAAAGACGAATTTAAACAAATTAGAGACCGGATTGATACTTTAACCTTTGAGAGTGAACAATTAGAGCGAAGAATAACGAAACAGATACCACAATTAAGACAAAACTTTCTCATTCAATTAACGAAGGGATATTTATATGATTTCGATGAATATGCTCTAAAGAGAAGAATGGAGAATTACAGATGGAAAGTGGACAATACGTCATTTGTTTTACTCGACATCCAATTAACAGGGATCGTTGCCAATGAAGAAAGGAAATACGAAGATGATAGTTTGCTAGCCTTTGCAATGGCAAATATTGCAGAAGACGTAACGAAAGAGTACATAGAACAATATGCCGTTCTTAATCAATATGACATGACAGCGACAATTTTTTTAATTGTTCCTGATCAAATATCAAATGTATCCGAATTATTACGAAGTCTTAGTGAAGACATAACGACTTCCATTAACCGTGTCTTAGCACGATATGTCACGATTACGATCAGCTCAAAAACACCTAAAATCAAAGATATTAATTTTCTGTTTGAAGAGATTGGAAGGGTCAAACGTTTCCGGGATTTTCACAAACAGAATCAGATTCTTATGTTAAATGAAGTCGAACAGAATGTGACGGGACATCAATTATTCTATCCATTTGAAATGGAAAAAGAAATTATCCAATCGATTAGAAGAGGAAAAATTAATGAAACAGAGACGTTGATTCTTCAATTCTTTGATCAGCTACTCGACAATAGTACAAAGGAAGTTAGTGTGCAAGCTGGCATGATGCAGCTGTATAGCGCCATTCAACACGAAATATTACTGTCAGGAGTGGATCCGGTCATTTTATTCAAGGGACGGAATATGTATGAAGAATTAGCACAACTTCGTGAAATGGAATGGGTAATCAAATGGCTGATCGAGCAGGTCATAACACCCTATGTTCACTACTTAGAAGATAACATGAATATGGAAATGAAGATGGTTGTCGATAAAATCGTAACGTACATCGAAGAGCATTATATGGAAGATATATCACTGGAGAGTTGTGCAGAGTATGTCAATGCCACATCGTATACGATCAGTAAAGCGTTTAAGAAAGTACACGGTGTTAATTTTATCGATTATTTAACTAAGCTAAGACTTGATAAAGCAAAAGAACTTTTATTACAAA